The DNA region AGGGCGTCGGGGCCGCCCCCGAGCTGCCCGGCGTACCTGCTCAGGGCGTCGATGAGCCCGGGCAGCGCCTCCGCCTCGGCCTCCCAATCCTGCGGGGTAGGAAACAGGGCCTCGATGTCCCAGGTCTGCTCGCGCGGCACGTCGGCCCGCCTCGGCAAGGTTGTGGTCATGCCGCAGAGGCTAGCACCGCTTCCGGGCCTGACCCCCCGCCACCCGGCGCTGCCGCAGGCACTCGTACAGGACGAGGGCGGCGGCGGTCGCCACGTTCAGGCTGTCGGCGGCGCCGTGCATGGGCACCCGGACGGGGAGTTCGGCGGCCCGCCACTCGGGGGGCAGGCCCTCGTGCTCGGCCCCCAGGACGAGGGCGACCCGGCCCGTCAGCGGCGCGTCCCAGTAGACCCGGGGGGCGTCGGGGGTGCAGGCGACCCGCGTAAAACCACGTTCAACGAGCCATTCCAGCGCGTCCCCTTCCTCCAAGGCGACGACGGGCAGGCTGAAGACGCTGCCCTGACTCGCGCGGATGACGTTCGGGCCGTAGGGGTCGGCGCCGCGCCCGAGGACGATCACGCCGGAGACCCCCGCCGCGTCCGCCGTTCGCAGGATCGCGCCCATGTTGCCGGGCTTTTCCAGGCCGTGCAGCACGACGAGGATGGCGTCGCCGGAGGGGTCGGGCAGAGAGGGGGCGGGAGCAGGGGCGACGCCGAGCAGGCCGTCCGGGTTCTCGCGCCCGCTGACCTTCTCGAACGCCTCGCGGGAGAGGTGGACGGGGGGGCCGGGCAGGGTCGGGGCCACCTCCCGCGCCTCCGGGCTGAAGAGGGGCGGGCAGAGGTAGAGGGTCTGGGGGGTGATGCCTGCCGCCGCCGCGCGGGAGAGTTCACGGGCGCCCTCGATCATGATGACGCCCTCGCGTTCGCGCTCACGTCGTCCACGCAGGCGGACGAGCCGCTTGACGTGCGGGTTTTGCAGGGAGGTGATCACGCCTTCGCCGGTCATCGGGGCCCAGTATGCCCGCTCTCCTCCTGCCCATGCCCCTCCCCTATCCCAGCCTCAAGCCCTGCCCGTGTGGCTCGGGGCGGAGTTACGGCGCGTGCTGCGGTCCCCTGCACCGGGGAGAGCGGGAGGCGGCGACCCCCGAGGAGCTGATGCGGTCGCGGTACTCCGCCTACGCCCTGCGCGACACGGCCTACGTGCGGTAGACGTGGCACCCGGGGACGTGCCCGCCCGACCTCGACCTGGAAGGCGACGAGGCGCGTTACCTGGGGTTGACGGTTCACCGCGCCGAGGGGGACGAGGTGAGCTTCACGGCGGTCCTGCGGTTGGGGGGACGGACCCACCGCCTGCGGGAGCGGAGCACCTTCGAGCGGCTGGGGGACCGCTGGGTGTACGTGTCGGGGGAGTGAGGGAACGGGCGGCGCGTCCGGGACGTACCGTGGGGCATGACCAAAAGACAGGAGCAGGGCGGCGAGGGCGCTCCTCGGCGGGCCTTCCCGGTGCGGCTGGGGTTGATCGTGGGGGGGCTGGTGCTGGCAGGTCTGGTGGTGGAGCAGGGGCTGCGGGTGGTGCCCGCCGGGAACGTGGGGGTGGTGTTCAGCGCGTTGGGGGGCGTCAAGTCCCCGCCCCTTCAGGAAGGGGTGCATTTCGTCACGCCGTTCGTCGACCGGGTGAACCTGTACTCGACGCGCACGCAGGAGGTGACGCTCTCGCACGCGCGCGGCGAGGGGGACGAGGGAGCAATCCGGGCCAGAAGCAAGGAGGGGCTGGACATCACGGCGGACGTGACGGTCAGGTACGCGATCAACCCGGGGCGGGCGGCGGAGCTGCACCAGAAACTCGGCCCGGCCTACGAGCGGGTGCTGATCGCGCCCGAGATTCGCTCCAAGGTGCGCGACGCCATCGGGCAGGTGAACGCGGCGGACCTGATCAGCACCCAGCGCCAGGCAGTCGAGGTCAGGGTCTCGGAGGCGCTCAAGCAGGAGTTCGCGCGGAACAACATTCTCCTCGACGCCGTGCTGCTGCGTGAGCTGCGGATTCCCGAGAGCGTCGCCAAGGCCATCGAGCAAAAACAGACCGCCGAGCAGCAGGTGGCGGTGGAGCGCAACCGATTGCAACAGGCCAATATCAGCGCCCAGCGCGCGGTGGTGGAGGCAGAGGGGGCGGCAAAGGCGTCGGTCGCCCGGGCGCGCGGCGAGGCGCAAGCACTCTCCCTGCGCGGGCGGGCCCTGCGCGAGAACCCGCAGCTCATCCAACTGACGGTGGCCGAGAAGCTCTCGCCCGGCATCAACACAGTGATGCTGCCCTCCGACGGGAACTTCCTGCTGGACCTCAAAACCCTTCAGGGGCA from Deinococcus aetherius includes:
- a CDS encoding prohibitin family protein; amino-acid sequence: MTKRQEQGGEGAPRRAFPVRLGLIVGGLVLAGLVVEQGLRVVPAGNVGVVFSALGGVKSPPLQEGVHFVTPFVDRVNLYSTRTQEVTLSHARGEGDEGAIRARSKEGLDITADVTVRYAINPGRAAELHQKLGPAYERVLIAPEIRSKVRDAIGQVNAADLISTQRQAVEVRVSEALKQEFARNNILLDAVLLRELRIPESVAKAIEQKQTAEQQVAVERNRLQQANISAQRAVVEAEGAAKASVARARGEAQALSLRGRALRENPQLIQLTVAEKLSPGINTVMLPSDGNFLLDLKTLQGQGVGATKPGD
- a CDS encoding TrmH family RNA methyltransferase; amino-acid sequence: MTGEGVITSLQNPHVKRLVRLRGRREREREGVIMIEGARELSRAAAAGITPQTLYLCPPLFSPEAREVAPTLPGPPVHLSREAFEKVSGRENPDGLLGVAPAPAPSLPDPSGDAILVVLHGLEKPGNMGAILRTADAAGVSGVIVLGRGADPYGPNVIRASQGSVFSLPVVALEEGDALEWLVERGFTRVACTPDAPRVYWDAPLTGRVALVLGAEHEGLPPEWRAAELPVRVPMHGAADSLNVATAAALVLYECLRQRRVAGGQARKRC